The Pseudobacteriovorax antillogorgiicola nucleotide sequence AAAATAATTCTCATAATTACTATTATAGATACCGATAGGGGTGAAGTAAGCCCTGACTGAGGAGTTTTTCAATGTATATCTGCTTGTGCCATGGTGTGACCGATTCCAAGATTCGCTCCCTATTAGAGGCCGGAGCATCGATCAAAGATATCCAAAAAAATTGCCACGCCGGCACCGATTGTGGTGCATGTATCAATTCGATTCAAAAACTCAAGAAATCGAAGAACCCACTCGATAACGGCTGTCCTGAATGCTAAAAAGCAGCAGTTCTTGCGACCTGCTGCTTGTATAAGTTGTTATCGTGACAATGTTTTTTGCCCAGGGAAACTCCCTGGACTCAAAACCTAATCAAACGTAAAACGTGAAATTACCGGATCATGGTCAGCAACCTGCCCCATGAAATCTGTATTGATATGCAAGGCGTCAACTTCAGGTTGTCGCCTTAGAAGTGCTGGACTCACCAAGATAAAGTCGAGAGGCTGAGAGTTGCCACCGTAGTTGTAAGTGTAGACATCGTTGGGCTGAATAATCGGCTCACCGTTGGCTTTCTTGACGTTAGCTAGGTTCTTCAGAGCCCCGCCACCTTCAAGAACCTGCATCGCACGCGACTCATTAAAATCGTTAAAGTCACCTGTGACAATGACATTAGCATTTTTATCGCTACGCAGGATCAGCTCTACGAAATCGTTTACCACATCTGCGATCTTCGATCGACGATCAGAAGAACCCAAAACTGGCGGCTGGTCTGCAGACCAGAGTGAGGTGTCGCCACCCTTAGAGTTAAAGTGGTTACCAATCACGAAAATCCGCTCGCCTTTAAATGTGAATTCAGCTACCAGCGGTCGTCTAGTACCTTCAAGTTCCTCGTGATTCAAGCGACCTGGGTTCTGTAACAACGAACCATCAGCTGCGAGATAGCTATTAGAGATCGGTCCTGGCTCTCCTTTTGGATTAAAGCCAACCCGAAGGCTGTTGTAAATCATCGCCACGCGAATGTTTCCGCCTGGCTCACCACCCTCCTGGTTCTTTACTGGATCAACGTTAACAAACTTGTATTCAGCAGGATTGGGACAATCACGGATATTGGTAATAAGATCCATAAGCGTCTTTTCCGCAACCGTATCGTCAGTACCAGGCTTGTAGAGATTGCTATTGGTATAACCAAATGCACCATCATCATCCTGAATCTCAACAAGGTTGATAATATCAGGACAGTGCAAATTATAGGCAATCGTACGGCCGAGACGATCAAAACGGAAGGCATCCTTACCAGCTGTTAGGTTTTCTACATTGAATGTTGCTACTGTGAGCTTGTCCTCTTCAGGAGCTAATTTTGATTGAGGCTTTTGCTCTGGAGTTGGTGGCGTTGAGTCTTGAGTTCCTTCGAATTGTCCAGTAACGAAGAAAGTATACTCACCACCCCCGAATAGATTCTTCTCGTAACCAAAAACCCCTTCAAGATCATGCTTCATCATGTCGCCAACTTCAAAAACTTTTGAGGAGGTAACTTTCGGAGCAAGGTGATGATCAACGATACGGATGATCTCGGGGTTGTAATCAAACTCAAGGTTATCAATCATCAAACCACCGACTGGTGTTTTTTGCTCTTCGTTAGCCGTCCCTTCAGCAACAACGAATACAGAGATATAGCCCTTGGGTCGGCCCTCTTCACTAACGTCTTTTTTGCCACCAGCAAAGCCAACCACCCGCGGAGACTTCACTACGATCTTCATGCCTTCCAAACTTTCCCAGAAATCGATACCGTCTTCCAAATTTAGGGCTGGTTTGCGGTTAATGTTTCCAAAGTAAGTCGAAATACGCTTGTTGGGGATATTCACTAGTGAATCACCGCCAAGAACCACTGGCTCAATTGTGTAAGGAGTTGGTGTCGGAATCACATCGACAGACTGAACCTTGCGAATGCCCGTTCGAGAGAGACCTTCGTTCATAGCGAGCTCTTCGTAAACCGTGCCTTTAACCCTGATCAGGCTACCAACTTCTACGTCAGCTAGAGATCCATAGCCGAGATCCAGATAGATACCCTCAGAACTTCGCGGGTCGTCGTCGGGAGTCACTGATTGGATATAAGCTTCCTTGCGGCCTTTATGAAAGCCGTCTTTTACAGTTCCAAGGACAGTAACAACCCCTTCGACAGTAACGATATGGCCAAGAAGTTCAGACATGTGGCTGATACCCTGCACCTTCGAAATAGGTGTAATGCCCGAAATTTCAGACTTCTCGTCGATAATCACCCTTGAACGGATGGTATCGAAAGGCTTCATCACTTGGATCTTAGCGAGATAGTTGGTCAGAGCTTGCTCTAGATTAGCAGTCTTAGTCTCTTCTCTAAACGAGCGACTCATGCCATGAGCAAACCAGTAGCCAGGGAATGTTCGATAGTTGGTTGCGTCAATCGCAACCCGGTAGTAGCGACTGTCTTGGATCTCGTCACCATTCTCGGTGGACAAGTAGATGAAGCGATCAGGAAAGCCACCGACCATTCGAAAACTGTAGTGCATTCCCGCAACATGAAGTTCATGGCGTTGCATCTCCAACGTTCGACTGACAATGAAGTCCTTAATGGCAGAACCCTTCATCGTCCCTAGCTTGTATTCTTTCCAACGAGGCTTTGAAGCATCCATCAAGCTCAGAACTCGTCGGGTAGTGAGTTCTGGTTCCATACCTGGTTCGATCAGCGTATAGGCCTGATCCAAGAGGTTGCTACTGGGAACAAAGGCAAAATCCAGGTCGTATTCTTTTTGAAGGGCAGTGGCGAACAGATTACCTACACTACTGGACTGCTCGTAACGACCTTCTGAACTCACCAACAACTCGTTGTTGGTGTTCACGCCAGGATCTTCAACGCACGCACTCAAACTGCAAATAGCACCAAGAGCGATGATGACTTGTGAGAACTTAGAAACCATAACTTGTTTCCTTTCCATCATGATTTGTCGCGCCTACTCTGATACCAAAATCTCGGCCACAGCCCAGCTGATGGATGCTTTCGATGTTCCTTCGTATTCGAAGCCAATCACAATGGTATCGCCAATAAATTTTTTCAAAGGAATCTTTCCAGACACAACGAACTTATCCACTTCGGGGGAATTTCCTCTTATGTTAAGCAGCTCCCAAGTTACGGCAGGATCTTCTGGGTCACCCTTGTAATTGTTGGAGACCTTAACTTTTAGATTGCTTAGTGGATTGTTATTCAAAAACTTGATTCTATCCACAATCTGTAAATAAGGGTCCTTCGCATTGCTTAAATCAATCACTGGGCTAATAAGCCAATCATGATTGTCACCAGAGTTATCGTTAAACCCAGACATGCTCAAGCCGACTGGTCGATTGCCATCATTTTTGTCCTTGTAGGCACGCCAAACATATTTACCTTTAAGACTAATCTCTTTGAAGCCTAGGTCAGCAACCGAGCCTTCGAGGGCCTTGTAGTAAATCTCACCTGCTCCTGGTGTGAGGCGCTTGACAAACGTTTTGTTCGGTGCAGGAGTTTCACCATTCCCGTTATCACCACCCTTTGAGCCATCAGCTAACTTCAATGGAATCGGAGTAAAATCCCCCTTGCCCACACCTTTCACACGCAGCCACTCGATCTCCCAAGTCGGTTGGTGAGATTGCGGTGCAACGTAGTGGAACGCGATCGCGATTTTCTTGCCAATGTAGCTATCAAGGGAAATCTCTTCTGAGTTCTTCCACTGCCAGTTTTGGCCGCCTGCTTCTGGTTTTTCTTCTACCGGGATCACATCCCAATCAGCAGCTGTGGGGTCACCACCTGTAAAATTGGTGGAAATCTTCAGCTCTAGGCCGTCCCACGTAGAAAGGAAGCCCACAGCTTGACGGAATGTCATCGCAGGATCAATGATACCAGTTAGATCTAGGACTGGTGAAATGAGCCATGCTTCCACATCAGTTTTCTGGCCAAAGGCCGTAACTTTTGCGTAACCACCAGCGTCACCCTTCCACTCAACACTGCTTTTTACAGTCACGTTGCTGAAGCCACCTAAGCTCTGACCGTTAAACTCTTCGGCAAAAAGGTCCCGAAAGAAAGCCAGATTTAGGGATTGAAGGACTTCGCCACGGAAGAAGTCAATAAGGTCGCGAAAACTATCGTTGTCCTTATCTTGAAACCCTGCGTTTTGATTCGAGAGGGCATTCACCCGCACTGAAAGCATCGCTGCGGCTGCATCACTCTCAAGATCATCCTTCAAGCGATAAAGTGCTACTTTGATCCAATGAAGGTGATCTTCTACCATCTGCTTTTCCTGTTCTCTCACACTAGAGAGTAGGTAGCCTTGGTTGATATCTTGCTCATATATACCCACACGGCGAATACCTTCCTGAACAAGTGCGAGCTTCTCTGGATCTTGGCTCACATTCGACTGATTATCATCATCGGACGATGAGCAGGACACACTGCTCAAAAGTCCTGCTGTTATAAACAAACTTACTGTTAGTCGCTTAATTAGGGTGTTCATAGTCTAAGCCCTTATGTGGTCCCTAAAAGTTATCAATGGCGATACACAAAAAAAATGCTGCTAAATAAAATAGCAGCATTGTTGTCTTAATCTAATGAGTAAATCAATTCGACAGTAAAGCGCGAAAGCTTCTTGTTCCGTTCGACAAGATTGTCATCTTCTCGCAGATCTGACTTGTTTCCAAAAACCTTGTTTTGGGCCACAAGATACTCGTACTCTGGTACGATCGTGTAATCGCCACGCTTAATTTTAAAGCCAGCACCAAACATTTTAAGGCCGCCATGACCCTCGGTACGGTCTGCAGAACGAAGGCGGTGAACCGACTCTTCTTCCCAGAACACAAAGTGTTCGCCAAGGGTCTTATAAGATACGTATGGAGTTAGACCACCAAAAACATCATAGGATGCCTTGATGCCGTATGCGTAGTCATCTTTACCTAGCCAATCTTGAGGTTCTAGGTTGTCGTCAACGTAGATACCCCGGTCGTTCAGAGGTGGGTTCCAGTTGCGGAACCAACTGGCATCGTATGGAATGTCATAGGCATTGTCACCAGCTTTCGAGTATCCAGCTTCTAAATCTAGAGCAAATCGACCAAATTTTTGGCCAACTTGGATGTTACCAGCAGCTTCAAGGAGAGCACCTGTCTCTTTGGCTTCTTCATGGGCTACGTACTTGACAATAACGGTGGTATCGTCTGTGACGAAGTCAACGCCGACCTTAAATCCGGTGTCATTCTTGGCACTCCAGCTGTCCGCTGTAGCTTGAGCATCGAGTTGGAAATTTTCGTCGTTCGGATAGTAGTACCGCGCAGATCCGTATCCAAAAGTGAGAGTCAATGATTTGAGCGGTTGATACTTCACATCAAGACCAGGAAGAGTCTTGACGCGAATACCTTCAAAATCAGAATCATCGTCTGCGGTTGGGTCGGACGCAGGAATCTGATCAAAAAGATCTTCGAAGTAGTAGATGCGAGTCACGTCGTTCGTGTAGAACTCGTTACCGACTTCGCCGTTGAAGTTGAATGGGTAATAAGTGATCGCCCATTCGTCGTTCGGCTTATAGCTAATGAATGAATAATCAGAATCGGTATCCGGGCCGAAGGACATCCCACCGCCATCATTAAGACGCCAGTCTGCATCGAGCTGAATCTCGAAATCATAAAGCTGGTGATTCATGATCAATTCTAGCTTGGATGTCTTATTTTCTTCGGGGTTTTTCTTGGGGTCAGTATTAAAACGGAGGCGAAAGAAGGAGTCGTCGGATGGGTGGTACTTAAACGCTGCTTGAACTTCAGTATCTTCTCCCAATTCGGTGCCTTCTGAGGAGCTATGAACCCTTTGTTTGTATTTCACAAACTCAAGATAGGCTTTGGACTCTGGTTTCTTGTCAAAGCCAACACTACTTTCCACTGGAACAGTGGCAAATGCTGGGGCACCCAATACCAGGGCGCTAAGGGTCATGACGGAAGACTTGCTCGCTAACTTCATTGGACGTTCACCTTAACAATCGTTGATTGGAACTTTGGTCTTGGCAATAGGGAGATACCCCAGACCAAAGACCTTATGCGCCAAAAAGGTACGCAATAGGGTATTAGAGGTGTAGTATAATCTATATAAAAATTCAATATTCTTTATAAGATTTTTATATTTATTCATTCAGTTTTTGGGAATTAGCTAAGAATTCCTTTTGCATAGATCCAACCAAAATGATAAGCTATTGTTTTTATTATAGAATAATTTAAGAAGTGACTAAACTCGTCACCTAATTCAAACTGGCTAAGATGCTCGGCAAGAAATGCCTGTGGAATCAGCGGCTCGTGATAACACCCATGCACAGACATTCCCGTAACACTTATTGTTTCCCAAGCGCAGAAAACATTTCCAATAAAGCGTAAACCTTATATATAGGTTTGGACTTAACATAAGGAGATATTGTGAAGGCGATAATAATATTTTTAAATTTCTTTTTAATGATTTCATGCTCACAGAAGTCTCCAGAACATCGTCGCCTTGACAAGCCCCATGACCAAACTTCGTTGATCACCCTTGTGAACAATTGCCAGGGAAGCTGTGAGCAGAGTTTCGTAAGCAGCCACCAAGATCTTCCCGGAGGAATCTTATCCGTGGAGACTTTGATTCCAGAGACGAACGATGGTAGCAGCCTCTTACATGTTCGGTTGAAGGAGCCTTCCCGCCTGGAAGATTCCTTAGTGTGGCTCGAAAAGGAACAAGGCATTGCCTTTGCTGCACCTAACTATATCTACGAGACACAGCGTGAAGACCAGGAGTTTCCCAGCAGCGGCAATCGCGATCACTTAAATGCTATTGATGGCTACAAAGCTCGGATCATAGAACCAGGGGACTCATCCGTATTAATAGCAGTGACCGATGATGGCTTCGACCTCGATCATGAGGATTTGCAAGACTCATTCTACATCAACCCTGGAGAAGATGGGTTTGACGCCAACGGTTATAGTAAGCGTAACAATGGCATTGATGACGATAATAATGGCTTGGTTGACGACTATCAAGGCTGGGATTTTACCGGTGCTGGTGACAACGATCCACGGCCCACATCAAGCGATTATCATGGCACTCATATCGCAGGAATTATCGCTGCCCGTGTCGATCAAGACAATGCAGCGGAAGGACTCGCGCCAGGGCTACGAGTCTTGCCCATTCGCTTCTCAGGTGACGGTCAATGGAGTTCGGTACGCGTGGTTCGCTCTTATCAATACGCTGCCGATATGGGAGCCAAGATCATCAATACCAGTTACTCTATCGACCAATACGCCGATGATATTGTTTACCAAACCATTCTTGATTCCATGTACGATCGAGGCTTGTTGATTTTTAATTCCGCTGGCAATCGAGGAATCCGAAATCCATCGCGACAGAAATTTGAGAAGCTTATCCTAGTTGGCAACACCTACGCGAAGTCCTCTCGTCAAGACGAGATAAACCCCAACTCTAACTATGGAGTGGGAATTGATATCTACGCACCAGGGGATGTTTATTCCACCCTACCCGGCAATCGCTACGGCACCCGTACTGGCACCAGTATGGCAACTCCCATTGCAGCCTCAGTTGCAGGGATGATCTGGTCCCAAAACCCGACCTGGACCCGTGAGCAAGTCGTTGCTCAGCTTTTCGGCACTACCGACTCCCTTGCAGAAAAAAATGTCAATAAGGCTCTCTACACAGGCCACGGCAGAGTCAATGCTAGACGAGCCCTTGAAGGTGACGTTTCGTTACCCGAAGTTGAGCTGGTTTCAAACTTGATCCCTGAATCTAGCGGAGACATTCTAGTTCGTGTAAAAGGCTTGATCGACCCTCGATTTATCAATAACCATTTCATCGTTGTGGTTAATGAGAATGGTGATCGGATTGATATAGATTGGCAGAACGAGTATGCTGTTGGCTCTAATATTCTTCGGCTTAAAATTCGCAGCCCAAAACTTGGTCGCTATCGATTCATTCTATCAAAAGCGATAGAAAACCCCCTAGGAACACGAATATCGGAAAGCACACAACGATTTGAATTTCAGCTTGTCAGCGATCGTGAAGCTCTACCAGTTATCAATCGTTTCGAGCTAGAGTCATTAGCGGTTCCCCTTGGTCGATCGCTCGGTATAGAAGTTGATATGGTTCCCAGAGGCGCACCACTAGCTAAGTTAGGCCTAAAAGTTCGCCAGATAGCCAGCGATCAGGTTTTGAACTTGGAAGGCTACCTCGCTCTGAACCAAGAGATTCAGCGAGTCAACATTCAGACATTTTACCCTAGCCTTGACGCTGGATCATACGAAATCCAGTCAGCCTACCTGGAAGACGATTACGGCCAGGCCTTTACCATCCCCAACGAGGTTTTTGCCCTCTCGAATCGGTTTTCAATCTTGGGGGAGGGAGAGTATGACTTAGTTCAATCACCAGTTTCCCAGATCATCCTACCCGAGGTTGCCCAGGGGGGGACCATACTTCCTTTGACACTCAACCTCGATCCAAATACCAAAATACAGTCTGCGTTTGCTGAGTTACGTGGTGTAGAAACTCTCAATGCCATCAGAAGTGAGGAATACCAATTTTTAAACGGGAACACCCTACAGATCAATATTACACTTGGCGAGATCACTGTGCGAGAGGATTACTATATCTCAAAAATCATATTAACTCTCGACAATGGTGAGACCAAGGCTCTGTTAGGACGCCCTGGCAAGGCATTCTTCAACGATTCGAAACTCAGAAACCAGCTCATCTACATCGTTGATGACTTAGAATCCGACATTGCCAGGCCTGTGATCGATGATATTCAAATCATTGGTCAAGATCTGAGCAGTCGTGATGTCGAAGTCTTGGTTCACGCGCGAGACGACCAAGATGATATCACCGATGTTCAAGTGGTGCTAAGCAACAGCTTCTTGCTTGTCAATTCTACGTCTTTTGAAGAAGTGGCACCTGGAAAATATAGTGTAACAATAGAAATGCCTGAATGGTCTCAAGACGGATACTACCAAGTTTTTAAAGCCTCTGTAACAGATGGTTCAGGCAACGCTCGGATTCTTTCCCGTGGCCCCGAAGAGTCAAACTTTTTCCAAGACACTGATATCCCAGTCGAGAGCATCTCATTACTTGGCGCTAGCAGTCAGGATTACAAGAGTCCCGAAGTTGTGGGGTTGATCTTAAGCTCGAAAAACCCTGATATGATAACCGCAGATATATTCATTCGAGATCAATCTCCCATCAATTGGGTGGATCTCGCTTTAGTAGATAGTTTCAATCGTCGAGTTTATGTGGCCCCAAGCTCATTTTCGCAGACGGGGCGCCGGATTTCACTAGTGATTCCTGTGGATGATAGTTCTTTGCTAATTCGGCCTGAAACACTTGTAATCAGCGATCAGGCTGGAAATACCACTGCTCTTGGTCGGTGGGAGTTGCTTGATATTCTTAGGTAATAATCTCTTACTCAGAAAAAGATTTCATCTTCCAGCACATTTTACAGCTGCTTACCCAACTAAGCTTCTGAGCAGATGAGTTTCCCTGCTGAGGGTCTACTATTTGAAGCACCCTGTGCGCTCAAGCATACTAATGAATCGATTTTCATAGCCTTTCTATCAAAAAGTGAGCTCCAATTCAAAACCGGGCCTCATGCTGTCAAACAAATGTACAATTGCCACTAGACTCATCTATGACTCAACCCAAAAATCTCAGATGTCGCAACGTTTTCTATCAAGATTACCTTTAGTATGCCCTCAACTATCCAAATTCACCCAAATAGTGAGTCTCTAACAAGATTTTTTTTCAGAGTCTTATTTGCATAGATCAGGCACGAACTTTGAATGAACACGGATGACTGTGACTGTTGAGGTGTTCCTAATGTTGTTAAAGCTGAATTTGTTCTTTTTTCTTTTTCTACTACAAAGCTGCCTTCTAGAGCCATCGCCAGAAGATGTCACTATTGTTCCAGCCGAGCCTTTATCGATATCTAGAAATATGACAAATGATGAGCTTAAGAATTTCTTTTCCGATCAATTCGATACAAACACGGAGTTCATTTTTTCAAGAGCCCCGCGAGAGAATAGTCTTGAAGGATCAAAAAATCTGCAATCTCCGGATAGTATGACAGATGGAAGAGCTCGTTTTTTACATCAAAATTCTCTTTTGCTAGCAAATGAGATTGTAAAAAACAATCCAAGCTATGAAGAAGAGTTTACTTCATGCCTTGACGCTTCCACTTGCCTTACTGATGAAGCCAGTTTAATTCAGCGACTTGCATTTACATTTTATCGAAGGAAAATAGATGAATTCGAGAAGCGTACTATAGAAAGCCTTATTTCAAATTCTCAAGGTTTAGTGCCTAATGATTTGTTAAAGGTTATACTAGGGTTCTTTATTCAATCTCCTCAATTTCATCTGTTGACTCACACAAATGACCAAGATTCTCAAGACCATTTACGTGAATACATAACTAACGTATCTCTATTTCTTTGGAAGTCTCCACCTAGCGTCGACCTTCTAAAACGATCTGAATCGATCAAAAGCTCTTCCCAACTGAATGAATTTCTGAGCCAAATGATCGACGACCCTAAAACAATTAGGGGCATACGCTCTTTTTATAGTGAGTGGCTTGGTTTAGCTCCATTAGATAGTATGGTAAAAAACAAAGATGTTTTCCAAGTTTTGTCGCCAGAAGTATTCTTGGATGCAAAAGAAGAAGTTCTTCT carries:
- a CDS encoding choice-of-anchor J domain-containing protein; the encoded protein is MNTLIKRLTVSLFITAGLLSSVSCSSSDDDNQSNVSQDPEKLALVQEGIRRVGIYEQDINQGYLLSSVREQEKQMVEDHLHWIKVALYRLKDDLESDAAAAMLSVRVNALSNQNAGFQDKDNDSFRDLIDFFRGEVLQSLNLAFFRDLFAEEFNGQSLGGFSNVTVKSSVEWKGDAGGYAKVTAFGQKTDVEAWLISPVLDLTGIIDPAMTFRQAVGFLSTWDGLELKISTNFTGGDPTAADWDVIPVEEKPEAGGQNWQWKNSEEISLDSYIGKKIAIAFHYVAPQSHQPTWEIEWLRVKGVGKGDFTPIPLKLADGSKGGDNGNGETPAPNKTFVKRLTPGAGEIYYKALEGSVADLGFKEISLKGKYVWRAYKDKNDGNRPVGLSMSGFNDNSGDNHDWLISPVIDLSNAKDPYLQIVDRIKFLNNNPLSNLKVKVSNNYKGDPEDPAVTWELLNIRGNSPEVDKFVVSGKIPLKKFIGDTIVIGFEYEGTSKASISWAVAEILVSE
- a CDS encoding S8 family serine peptidase translates to MKAIIIFLNFFLMISCSQKSPEHRRLDKPHDQTSLITLVNNCQGSCEQSFVSSHQDLPGGILSVETLIPETNDGSSLLHVRLKEPSRLEDSLVWLEKEQGIAFAAPNYIYETQREDQEFPSSGNRDHLNAIDGYKARIIEPGDSSVLIAVTDDGFDLDHEDLQDSFYINPGEDGFDANGYSKRNNGIDDDNNGLVDDYQGWDFTGAGDNDPRPTSSDYHGTHIAGIIAARVDQDNAAEGLAPGLRVLPIRFSGDGQWSSVRVVRSYQYAADMGAKIINTSYSIDQYADDIVYQTILDSMYDRGLLIFNSAGNRGIRNPSRQKFEKLILVGNTYAKSSRQDEINPNSNYGVGIDIYAPGDVYSTLPGNRYGTRTGTSMATPIAASVAGMIWSQNPTWTREQVVAQLFGTTDSLAEKNVNKALYTGHGRVNARRALEGDVSLPEVELVSNLIPESSGDILVRVKGLIDPRFINNHFIVVVNENGDRIDIDWQNEYAVGSNILRLKIRSPKLGRYRFILSKAIENPLGTRISESTQRFEFQLVSDREALPVINRFELESLAVPLGRSLGIEVDMVPRGAPLAKLGLKVRQIASDQVLNLEGYLALNQEIQRVNIQTFYPSLDAGSYEIQSAYLEDDYGQAFTIPNEVFALSNRFSILGEGEYDLVQSPVSQIILPEVAQGGTILPLTLNLDPNTKIQSAFAELRGVETLNAIRSEEYQFLNGNTLQINITLGEITVREDYYISKIILTLDNGETKALLGRPGKAFFNDSKLRNQLIYIVDDLESDIARPVIDDIQIIGQDLSSRDVEVLVHARDDQDDITDVQVVLSNSFLLVNSTSFEEVAPGKYSVTIEMPEWSQDGYYQVFKASVTDGSGNARILSRGPEESNFFQDTDIPVESISLLGASSQDYKSPEVVGLILSSKNPDMITADIFIRDQSPINWVDLALVDSFNRRVYVAPSSFSQTGRRISLVIPVDDSSLLIRPETLVISDQAGNTTALGRWELLDILR
- a CDS encoding DUF1588 domain-containing protein, with the translated sequence MLLKLNLFFFLFLLQSCLLEPSPEDVTIVPAEPLSISRNMTNDELKNFFSDQFDTNTEFIFSRAPRENSLEGSKNLQSPDSMTDGRARFLHQNSLLLANEIVKNNPSYEEEFTSCLDASTCLTDEASLIQRLAFTFYRRKIDEFEKRTIESLISNSQGLVPNDLLKVILGFFIQSPQFHLLTHTNDQDSQDHLREYITNVSLFLWKSPPSVDLLKRSESIKSSSQLNEFLSQMIDDPKTIRGIRSFYSEWLGLAPLDSMVKNKDVFQVLSPEVFLDAKEEVLLTLEMMWREGLDIRKLLYNDHTYINDRLGKIYGIEIVGNEFRRVEITNLPNRTGLLTSVAFSSLLSKSIYSSPTSRGMYVIKKLFCEDVPPPPPGLGAFLPDTIDQPVSRKEKMYSHASSESCSGCHILMDPIGLGLENFNAIGEFRSDYTRFNHILPLGNRPIDISSQLRSNGEIVEFSTVTELSQIISDDERFTQCLSQRLASYAYSKMSHNMSIEIIDYLNQYLIAKKGDMKQLFLEIAKIGSPKLVGEDL
- a CDS encoding 5'-nucleotidase C-terminal domain-containing protein; its protein translation is MVSKFSQVIIALGAICSLSACVEDPGVNTNNELLVSSEGRYEQSSSVGNLFATALQKEYDLDFAFVPSSNLLDQAYTLIEPGMEPELTTRRVLSLMDASKPRWKEYKLGTMKGSAIKDFIVSRTLEMQRHELHVAGMHYSFRMVGGFPDRFIYLSTENGDEIQDSRYYRVAIDATNYRTFPGYWFAHGMSRSFREETKTANLEQALTNYLAKIQVMKPFDTIRSRVIIDEKSEISGITPISKVQGISHMSELLGHIVTVEGVVTVLGTVKDGFHKGRKEAYIQSVTPDDDPRSSEGIYLDLGYGSLADVEVGSLIRVKGTVYEELAMNEGLSRTGIRKVQSVDVIPTPTPYTIEPVVLGGDSLVNIPNKRISTYFGNINRKPALNLEDGIDFWESLEGMKIVVKSPRVVGFAGGKKDVSEEGRPKGYISVFVVAEGTANEEQKTPVGGLMIDNLEFDYNPEIIRIVDHHLAPKVTSSKVFEVGDMMKHDLEGVFGYEKNLFGGGEYTFFVTGQFEGTQDSTPPTPEQKPQSKLAPEEDKLTVATFNVENLTAGKDAFRFDRLGRTIAYNLHCPDIINLVEIQDDDGAFGYTNSNLYKPGTDDTVAEKTLMDLITNIRDCPNPAEYKFVNVDPVKNQEGGEPGGNIRVAMIYNSLRVGFNPKGEPGPISNSYLAADGSLLQNPGRLNHEELEGTRRPLVAEFTFKGERIFVIGNHFNSKGGDTSLWSADQPPVLGSSDRRSKIADVVNDFVELILRSDKNANVIVTGDFNDFNESRAMQVLEGGGALKNLANVKKANGEPIIQPNDVYTYNYGGNSQPLDFILVSPALLRRQPEVDALHINTDFMGQVADHDPVISRFTFD
- a CDS encoding bacterioferritin-associated ferredoxin; this translates as MYICLCHGVTDSKIRSLLEAGASIKDIQKNCHAGTDCGACINSIQKLKKSKNPLDNGCPEC